A single genomic interval of Methanorbis rubei harbors:
- a CDS encoding ArsR family transcriptional regulator, translated as MMDQDAIAHLLDILGNRNRRRILDLLRQKPCFVTEISDRLVINPKAVIEHLAIMQKEDVISFYQDEKRRKYYYLVQDFQLSVKMSVAEQPPQSRGAVEVSEDAEVPPLTDKILMIRRLLDSREKLIEHLEAVEKDIDEMMNDVIVSGRGVFQNSIESEILLALIYTPLTPIELADTVGHSIPEVTGSLRTLAAKGYVESEAGRYRIKGTQKTMVVPTPPALPMKL; from the coding sequence ATGATGGATCAGGATGCAATAGCACATTTACTGGATATTCTCGGAAACCGGAACAGGAGGCGGATATTAGATCTTCTCAGACAGAAGCCCTGCTTCGTCACTGAGATATCCGACCGGCTCGTTATCAACCCGAAGGCGGTTATTGAGCATCTGGCAATTATGCAGAAAGAGGATGTCATCTCCTTCTATCAGGATGAAAAACGGCGGAAGTACTACTATCTCGTGCAGGACTTCCAGCTGTCGGTGAAGATGTCAGTCGCAGAGCAGCCGCCGCAGAGCAGGGGTGCTGTTGAAGTCAGCGAGGATGCTGAAGTCCCACCCCTCACCGACAAAATCCTCATGATCCGAAGACTCCTTGACTCCCGCGAAAAACTGATCGAACATCTTGAGGCTGTTGAGAAAGACATTGATGAGATGATGAACGATGTCATTGTCAGCGGTCGGGGAGTGTTTCAAAACAGCATCGAGTCAGAGATTCTTCTCGCACTCATCTATACCCCGCTGACCCCGATAGAACTCGCCGACACCGTGGGCCACTCAATTCCCGAGGTGACGGGTTCACTCCGGACGCTTGCCGCAAAAGGCTACGTGGAGTCGGAGGCAGGGCGCTACCGGATCAAAGGCACGCAAAAAACTATGGTTGTCCCAACACCACCGGCGCTTCCGATGAAACTCTGA
- a CDS encoding GNAT family N-acetyltransferase, whose translation MYRIRNAELYDMDFVMDLVEQEGWNPGLLDGENFFHADPEGFFIGEVDGERIGCISAVRYGTFGFLGLYIVKEGYRHQGYGIALWNHAVRRLKHCTVGLDGVVEQQENYKKSGFLFAYNNLRFSGVVQAAAPATRHIVPADIGSFSAIAAYDARHFPAQREIFLSHWLGMGNSRTLCYCEDGVLRGYGTIRECVSGYKIGPLFADTDAIAETLFLSLAEFTNGAVISLDIAELNESARAMCERYGMEKSFETARMYIGDAPVLSSGVYGITTFELG comes from the coding sequence CATGGACCTTGTAGAGCAGGAGGGATGGAACCCTGGTCTCTTGGATGGCGAGAACTTTTTTCATGCTGACCCTGAGGGATTTTTTATCGGAGAAGTTGACGGGGAGCGCATCGGCTGCATATCTGCGGTTCGTTACGGGACGTTTGGTTTTCTTGGTCTCTATATTGTAAAAGAGGGGTACCGGCATCAGGGCTACGGCATTGCGTTGTGGAACCATGCGGTGCGGAGGCTGAAACACTGTACCGTCGGCCTCGACGGTGTTGTTGAGCAGCAGGAAAACTACAAAAAATCAGGTTTCCTGTTTGCGTACAACAATCTGCGTTTCAGCGGTGTTGTGCAGGCTGCGGCCCCTGCTACGCGACATATTGTTCCCGCGGACATAGGTTCGTTTTCCGCGATAGCCGCGTACGATGCCAGGCATTTTCCTGCACAACGGGAGATTTTTCTCTCGCACTGGCTCGGCATGGGAAATTCCCGCACGCTCTGTTACTGTGAGGATGGAGTACTCCGCGGATACGGTACGATTCGCGAGTGCGTGTCAGGATATAAAATTGGGCCCTTGTTTGCCGATACCGATGCGATCGCCGAGACACTTTTTCTGAGTCTCGCAGAGTTTACCAATGGTGCTGTCATTTCTCTTGACATCGCAGAGCTCAACGAAAGTGCCCGGGCAATGTGCGAGCGGTACGGGATGGAGAAGAGTTTTGAGACTGCCCGGATGTACATCGGGGACGCGCCTGTGCTTAGCTCTGGCGTGTATGGGATTACGACGTTTGAACTTGGATGA
- a CDS encoding L-threonylcarbamoyladenylate synthase, translating to MEAVIKKAVHVLSRDGLVVYPTETIYGLGADALSEIAIYKVYEAKQRPMGKPISVAVSDIEMIHGIAYVDEFAERFISKFLPGPVTVVLPVKNCLPSDLTGGTGTIGIRYPDHAVALSIIAELDSPITATSANISGEISPVSSDQVNVAHDFLIDGGVLPGTPSTVINLAERKIERPGAMLEEIAAFLKEER from the coding sequence ATGGAGGCTGTTATCAAGAAGGCGGTGCATGTGCTTTCCCGCGACGGCCTTGTTGTCTACCCGACCGAGACAATCTATGGTCTTGGCGCGGACGCTCTTTCAGAGATTGCGATCTACAAGGTGTATGAGGCAAAACAGCGGCCGATGGGAAAGCCAATCTCGGTTGCGGTAAGCGACATCGAGATGATTCACGGCATCGCTTATGTGGATGAGTTTGCCGAGCGGTTCATCAGCAAATTTCTGCCAGGACCCGTGACGGTGGTGCTGCCGGTGAAAAACTGCCTTCCGAGTGATCTTACCGGAGGGACCGGCACGATTGGCATCCGGTATCCTGATCATGCAGTCGCTCTTTCGATCATCGCAGAACTTGACAGCCCGATCACTGCAACGTCTGCAAACATTTCAGGGGAGATCTCTCCGGTGTCTTCGGATCAGGTCAATGTTGCACATGATTTTCTCATCGATGGCGGCGTACTTCCCGGAACGCCAAGCACGGTGATCAATCTTGCGGAGAGAAAAATCGAGCGCCCGGGTGCAATGCTTGAAGAGATTGCAGCGTTTCTGAAGGAAGAGCGCTGA
- a CDS encoding DUF5612 domain-containing protein encodes MDAPKNYAISLVVDNHKGILRDIGSVCAEHNANIILTQQETVTRGPDKGYAWVDLEIEGCDNAEDLVCDLRTIFGIRRVEQHDTFSTIFGKRVIVMGGGAQVAQVAMGAVNEADRHNIRGERISVDTIPLVGESNLASAVEAVARLPRASILVLAGSIMGGDITKAIRTVQAEEIPVICLKMVGSASDAADLVVTDPIQAGVMAVMHISSIGVFDLYRVKGREF; translated from the coding sequence ATGGACGCACCGAAAAATTATGCAATAAGTCTCGTCGTCGACAATCACAAAGGAATACTGCGTGACATCGGCTCTGTCTGCGCCGAGCATAATGCGAACATTATTCTGACCCAGCAGGAGACCGTGACCCGCGGCCCTGACAAAGGATACGCATGGGTGGATCTTGAAATCGAAGGCTGCGACAATGCAGAGGATCTTGTCTGCGATCTCAGAACGATTTTTGGCATCCGCAGAGTAGAACAGCATGATACGTTCTCGACGATCTTTGGAAAACGTGTGATTGTGATGGGCGGCGGCGCCCAGGTAGCCCAAGTCGCGATGGGCGCGGTCAATGAGGCTGACCGCCACAATATCCGGGGAGAGAGAATCTCGGTTGATACGATTCCGCTGGTCGGCGAGTCAAATCTCGCCAGTGCGGTGGAAGCGGTGGCACGTCTGCCGCGTGCATCAATTCTCGTTCTTGCAGGATCGATTATGGGTGGCGACATCACCAAAGCGATCCGGACAGTACAGGCAGAGGAGATCCCGGTCATCTGTCTGAAGATGGTTGGCAGCGCGTCAGATGCTGCTGACCTTGTGGTGACTGACCCCATTCAGGCGGGTGTGATGGCAGTGATGCATATCAGTTCCATCGGCGTGTTTGATCTCTACCGGGTGAAAGGACGCGAGTTCTAA
- a CDS encoding DUF5714 domain-containing protein, which yields MCPNRTAMTNTMQHSPEPACLVCGAPLCYRDTAEEMTCSVCGRKFSSNASCENGHFVCDACHASPAISAIRSICLETQSKNPFTVAAAMMRSPSVHMHGPEHHILVGAALLAAYHNAGDLVLTKDALDEMVRRGLMVPGGFCGLAGSCGAALSAGMFYSIVTKTNPLSTDSWSLANQLTAACLDAIGKAGSPRCCKRDSFLALGVTVPFVLQHLEIAMEMPELFHCEFFSRNRECLKERCPYFPTEFTH from the coding sequence ATGTGTCCGAACCGAACAGCGATGACGAATACCATGCAGCATTCCCCTGAACCCGCATGTCTTGTCTGCGGTGCGCCTCTCTGTTACCGCGACACCGCGGAAGAGATGACATGCTCAGTCTGCGGCAGAAAATTTTCCAGCAATGCAAGTTGCGAGAACGGCCACTTTGTCTGCGATGCATGTCACGCGTCCCCGGCAATTTCGGCGATTCGTTCCATCTGTCTGGAAACACAATCGAAAAATCCGTTCACTGTCGCAGCAGCAATGATGCGAAGCCCGTCTGTTCACATGCACGGCCCTGAACATCACATTCTTGTTGGTGCCGCCCTTCTTGCGGCGTACCACAACGCGGGCGACCTCGTCCTTACCAAGGACGCGCTTGATGAGATGGTGCGCCGCGGCTTGATGGTGCCGGGAGGTTTCTGCGGACTTGCCGGTTCCTGCGGTGCGGCTCTGAGTGCAGGAATGTTTTACTCGATTGTGACGAAGACAAACCCTCTCAGCACTGACTCATGGTCGCTTGCGAACCAGCTTACCGCCGCATGTCTTGATGCGATAGGTAAAGCCGGCAGCCCTCGCTGCTGCAAACGTGACAGCTTCCTTGCTCTTGGGGTAACGGTTCCTTTTGTTTTACAGCATCTCGAAATAGCAATGGAGATGCCGGAGCTGTTTCACTGTGAGTTTTTCTCCCGCAACCGCGAGTGTCTGAAGGAACGTTGTCCGTATTTTCCAACAGAATTTACTCATTGA